ATTATTGCGCTCTTTTGTGGCTAGCTATCTTTGCTTGGGCTGCAAGGATTGTATTATTTAAAAGCATCGCAATAGTCATCGGACCCACGCCTCCTGGAACTGGTGTGATGTATGAGCATTTTGGTGCGACTTTCTCAAAATCCACATCGCCTACAAGCCTGCCATCATCAAGTCTGTTTATGCCCACATCAACGACCACTGCGCCATCTTTTACCATATCAGCCTTTAAGAAAAATGGCTTGCCAATGGCTGCGACTATAAGGTCAGCGTTTTTACAAATTTCTTTTAAATTTTTAGTCTTGCTGTGAGTCACGGTAACGGTTGCCGAGGCGTTTAAAAGCAAATTTGCCATAGGCTTGCCAACAATGTTGCTTCTACCGATCACCACCGCGTTTAGTCCAGCCACATCAATGCCATACTCTTTTAAAATTTCCATCACGCCAAGCGGTGTGCAAGGCACAAAGCCATCAAGGCCGCTAACAAGTTTGCCAACATTTACAGCATGAAAGCCATCTACGTCTTTTGTTGGATCGATCATTGCCAAAACGGTGTTTGTATCTATATGTTTTGGAAGTGGTAGCTGCACTAAGATACCGTGGATGCTATCGTCTAAATTTAGCACATTTATAAGTGCTAGAAGCTCTGCTTGGGTTGTATTTTCACCTAGGCGGTGAGCTACGCTTTTTATGCCGTATTCATTGCAGGCTTTTTCTTTGGCTCTAACGTATGTTTGAGATGCTTTATCTTCGCCCACTAGGATAACAGCCAATGTAGGCTCTACGCCAAATTTTTTTAGTTCTTCAGCTCTTACTTTTACGCTTTCTTTGACCTTTAAAGATACGGCTTTGCCGTCTAAAATTTTCATATTGGATCCTTATTTAAAAGCTTTTTTAATCACAAGGGTGGTATCATACCTAAAATTAAATTAAATTTTTAAAAGAGAGGTTTATGCGGTCTATTTTTTTGTTTTTGCTTTTTTGTGTGGCGATTTTTGGTGCTGATTTTATCACAAAGACCGAGTACGCCAAGATGCTCTACCTAAATCCACGCGGCATAGGATGTGACAAATGCCACGGCACAAAGGGCGAGGGCAGTCTAATCTCTAAATACAAACACTTTGATAAAAAGGCAAACAAAACGGTTGACGATGAGCTTAGAGCACCAAAGATAAATGATATAGATTTTGAAAGCTTTAAAGCCGCTTTAACTAAGCCAAAAGGTGTCATGCCAAGCTACTTTTTGACAGACGAGGAGACTACGATTCTTTATGAATACATTACGAATAAGATAAATACTCCTTCAAAAGCAGTAAAAGCGCAAAATTTAAGCAAGCCAGTTTCCACTGATACGACGCAAAAACAGCTAGAGCAATCTTCCAAAGCCGCCCCTGCTACAAAACCAGCAGAGTTGGCTAAAACTACCCCAGTAAAACCAGCTGAGTCAGCAAAAACCGTCACTACACAAGCACCAAAGTCAGCAGCAAAACCAGCTGTAAACCCAAAAGATAATCAAAAAACAAATTTAAAAACACAAAATCAAAAGGATAAAAAATGACAAATAAAGAGGCATTTAGCGAAGCCAAAAAATATATCCCAGGTGGTGTAAATTCACCAGTGCGCGCATTTGGTAGTGTTGGTGGTGAGCCTGTGATGATAGATCATGCAAAGGGCGCTTATCTATACGATGTCGAGGGTAAAAAATACCTTGACTTTATCCAAAGCTGGGGTCCGCTCATATTTGGCCACTGTGACAAAGATATCGAAGAAGCTATCATCTCTGCTGTAAAACAAGGCGTATCTTATGGCGCTCCGTCTCCAAAAGAGACAGCTCTAGCAAAGCTAATATGTGATGAGTTTAAACAAATAGATAAAATTCGCTTCGTAAGCTCTGGCACAGAGGCCACTATGAGCGCTATCAGAGTGGCTAGGGGATATGCTAAAAAAGATGGACTAATAAAATTTGAAGGCTGCTATCACGGACACAGCGATGCACTTCTTATAAAAGCAGGAAGTGGCGCTACGACATACGGCAACGCTTCAAGCAGCGGCGTGCCACAAGATGTTGTGAAAAACACTTATCTAGCAGTTTATAACGATATCCAGAGTGTAAAAGCCATCTTTGAAAATAATAAAGACAAAATCGGCGTCGTCATAATTGAGCCAATCGCAGGAAATATGGGGCTTGTACCAGCTGATAAGAAATTTTTAGAGGAGCTTAGAGCGCTTTGCGATAAATTTGGCGCTGTGCTTATTCTTGATGAGGTTATGAGCGGTTTTAGAGCTTCTCGCCTTGGCTCATATCCATTTCACGAGGTGGACGCTGATCTCATCACATTTGGCAAGGTTATAGGCGGAGGCATGAACGTCGCTGCATTTGGTGGCAAGGCCGAGATAATGGACTGCCTAAGCCCAGAGGGCGCTGTCTATCAAGCAGGCACGCTAAGTGGCAATCCAGTGGCGATGAGCGCTGGTATAGCGGCTATTTCTAAGATAAATAGCGACGTAAATTTATACACTAGACTTGAAAAACTAGCTAAAAAACTAATGGAGGGCTTCAAAGAGGCAGCAAAAAGCGCTGGCATCACCATCCAAACTGATGTTCGTGGCTCTATGTTTGGCTACTTTTTTACAGATCATGCCGTAAAAAACTACGACGATGCGCTAAAGAGCGACACAAAGCTCTTTGCTAAATTTCACCAAGCGATGCTTAGACGCGGAATTTATCTAGCACCTAGCCAGTTTGAGACGGGATTTGTCTGCGATGCGATGAGTGAAGCGGATATCGATCTAGCGGTAAATGCAGCTAAAGAGGCATTTTTGGAGATAAAAGCTTAATGACAAAATTTAAGATAAAAGATATCGTAGCAGGGGCTGAGCAGCTAAGCCTTGGCGTTTCAATCGTAGTTGCGATCTTGCTTGGCACTGGGCTAGGATATCTTGTAAAAAAGGCTACAAATTTCACGCCAGCACTTTGGATAGGCTTTGCTATTGGCATCGCAGCTGCTATTTTAAACGTCTATAAAGCTTACAAAGCACAGATAAAAAGCTTAGATGAGCTAAAAGATGAAAGCAGATACAAAGGCCACACAAAAGACGATGATGAGGACGATTAGTAGGCTTTTGATTTGCTATTTTGCGCTTTGGCTGGCTCTTAGCGTGGTTGGCAAATTTATATCAAATCAATTTTTCATAAGCTCACAAATTTCATTTTTTGCTTCACTTATCATCTTAACAGCTAGTTTTTTTGCCTATAAAAACCGCATAAATTCTCGGCTAGAAAATGCAAGAGATGAAATTTTAGCCAATATAGAAGAAGAGGATGAAGAGGACGAAGAAATTTTGTCCCAAAATGAGGTAAAAGAGCTTAGCTTAAAAGACGAAAAAGCAAGGCTAAAAAAGCAAAAATTTTCATTTAAAGATAAGAGTTTTTTAGCAGCCTTTATGCCTTACCGCTTGGTGGCTTATGCGATACTTTTTTTTGGATTTATATTTTTAAAAAATGAAAATTTACTAAACGTGCCTGGCTTTTTAGTGGGGCTTGCTCCGATGCCTATTGGTGCTTTTGTCTTTGGGCTTATGGAGAATAAATTTAATACCGCAAAGGATACTGATGGCAAGTAGCTTTAGGATTATCCGCTCGATGGGGCCACTATTTTTAGGTATGAGCTTGCTTTTTATCGGAAATGGCCTAGTTATCGCATCTTGTAGTGCACTTCTTAAGCAAAACGGAGTGGGTGAGCTAGAGATTGGATTAATCAATACAGGCTTTTTTGTGGGTGCGTTAATTAGCACTATTACAGCTCACAGAGTCATCTCAACTACTGGTCACATAAGAGCCTTTGCCATCTTTTCAGCCATTTTTGCAGTCTCAGCTATGCTTCATGCGGTAAATCAAAATTTAGTATTCTGGGCGATCTTGCGTGCATTTTTGGGATATTGCTACTACGCGCTTTTGATGGTTATAGAAAGCTGGCTAAATGCAAAAATTCCAAATAAAATAAGATCTCGCGTGATAGCCTTTTATGAAGGCGTTTTTTACACAAGTTTTGGACTTGGCATTTTGATCTTGGCGCTTAATCTTAATACCTTTGAAATTTTCATAATAAGTGCAGCTTTTATCATGCTCTCAAGCATTCCATTAAATTTGATCCGTATAAATCAGCCTCAAATCCCAGAGCGTCAGCCCATAAATATCCCAAAAATTTTTGGTATCGTTCCGCTCGCTCTTGTTGGCGCGCTCATTGCAGGCTTAGCAATAAACGGCTTTTTTTCGATGGCAAGCCTTTTTGTTTTGCTTCAAGGATACGGCACAAAAGAGGCGTCATTTTTTATGACGGTTGCGATGATCGGAGGCTTTTTAGCTCAAGTTTTTATCGGTAGTTTCTCTGATAGATATGGCAGAAGGCCAGCTATTTTGCTTTGTAGTAGCGTGGCTTTAATAAGTGCGGTTTTGTTTTTGCTAAATGGCAAAAATTTGACGATTGAATATCTGCTTTCATTCTTTTTTGGAGCTGGAATTTTTTGCACATATGGACTTTCTCTGGCTAGGGCAAATGATGAGATCACAGACAAGACAAAGAGTGTGCAAGTCGCACGTGCTTTGCTATTTAGCTACTCTTTGGCTTCGCTTTTTTCGCCGCTTCTTATGAGCTATGCGATGAAAATTTTTGGAGCATTTGGCTTTATCTATGTTTATTTGGTACTTTTTGCTGGACTTATTTTATTTGCACTAACGCAAAAGACAATACCACAGCATATGAGAAAAGAGTACAACGACAGGCTCGTTGCAAGGACGGCTGGCATAGCTACT
This window of the Campylobacter concisus genome carries:
- the folD gene encoding bifunctional methylenetetrahydrofolate dehydrogenase/methenyltetrahydrofolate cyclohydrolase FolD — its product is MKILDGKAVSLKVKESVKVRAEELKKFGVEPTLAVILVGEDKASQTYVRAKEKACNEYGIKSVAHRLGENTTQAELLALINVLNLDDSIHGILVQLPLPKHIDTNTVLAMIDPTKDVDGFHAVNVGKLVSGLDGFVPCTPLGVMEILKEYGIDVAGLNAVVIGRSNIVGKPMANLLLNASATVTVTHSKTKNLKEICKNADLIVAAIGKPFFLKADMVKDGAVVVDVGINRLDDGRLVGDVDFEKVAPKCSYITPVPGGVGPMTIAMLLNNTILAAQAKIASHKRAQ
- a CDS encoding c-type cytochrome: MRSIFLFLLFCVAIFGADFITKTEYAKMLYLNPRGIGCDKCHGTKGEGSLISKYKHFDKKANKTVDDELRAPKINDIDFESFKAALTKPKGVMPSYFLTDEETTILYEYITNKINTPSKAVKAQNLSKPVSTDTTQKQLEQSSKAAPATKPAELAKTTPVKPAESAKTVTTQAPKSAAKPAVNPKDNQKTNLKTQNQKDKK
- the hemL gene encoding glutamate-1-semialdehyde 2,1-aminomutase, giving the protein MTNKEAFSEAKKYIPGGVNSPVRAFGSVGGEPVMIDHAKGAYLYDVEGKKYLDFIQSWGPLIFGHCDKDIEEAIISAVKQGVSYGAPSPKETALAKLICDEFKQIDKIRFVSSGTEATMSAIRVARGYAKKDGLIKFEGCYHGHSDALLIKAGSGATTYGNASSSGVPQDVVKNTYLAVYNDIQSVKAIFENNKDKIGVVIIEPIAGNMGLVPADKKFLEELRALCDKFGAVLILDEVMSGFRASRLGSYPFHEVDADLITFGKVIGGGMNVAAFGGKAEIMDCLSPEGAVYQAGTLSGNPVAMSAGIAAISKINSDVNLYTRLEKLAKKLMEGFKEAAKSAGITIQTDVRGSMFGYFFTDHAVKNYDDALKSDTKLFAKFHQAMLRRGIYLAPSQFETGFVCDAMSEADIDLAVNAAKEAFLEIKA
- a CDS encoding AtpZ/AtpI family protein, with amino-acid sequence MTKFKIKDIVAGAEQLSLGVSIVVAILLGTGLGYLVKKATNFTPALWIGFAIGIAAAILNVYKAYKAQIKSLDELKDESRYKGHTKDDDEDD
- a CDS encoding MFS transporter, with protein sequence MASSFRIIRSMGPLFLGMSLLFIGNGLVIASCSALLKQNGVGELEIGLINTGFFVGALISTITAHRVISTTGHIRAFAIFSAIFAVSAMLHAVNQNLVFWAILRAFLGYCYYALLMVIESWLNAKIPNKIRSRVIAFYEGVFYTSFGLGILILALNLNTFEIFIISAAFIMLSSIPLNLIRINQPQIPERQPINIPKIFGIVPLALVGALIAGLAINGFFSMASLFVLLQGYGTKEASFFMTVAMIGGFLAQVFIGSFSDRYGRRPAILLCSSVALISAVLFLLNGKNLTIEYLLSFFFGAGIFCTYGLSLARANDEITDKTKSVQVARALLFSYSLASLFSPLLMSYAMKIFGAFGFIYVYLVLFAGLILFALTQKTIPQHMRKEYNDRLVARTAGIATIEQNGNFADRKNKK